In the genome of Desulfuromonas sp. DDH964, one region contains:
- a CDS encoding PstS family phosphate ABC transporter substrate-binding protein, which yields MKRTARGLNLVLLVLALTLFGGGSRALAEELAIVGTGDGVKILKALGAAFERLHPGTTITIPESIGSSGGIKAVGEGEAALGRVARTIKEKEQGYGLTYLPFARIPVVFFVNPVLPVQNLSSDQAAAIYRGAIDNWKTVGGPDAPIAVVRREEGDSSLSTLKKSLPAFKDLAITERAILTEKTPLMFEAVETTPLAIGFGPLDVARNQNVKVLSLDGRLATFPDYPVVNTLALVFKEANRKGTLQSFVEFVSAPAAAPIISAAGGVPLGR from the coding sequence ATGAAACGTACTGCGCGTGGTTTGAACCTGGTCCTTCTGGTCCTCGCCCTGACTCTGTTTGGCGGAGGCAGCCGCGCTTTGGCGGAAGAGCTGGCTATCGTCGGCACCGGTGACGGGGTCAAAATTCTTAAAGCCCTCGGCGCGGCCTTCGAGCGGCTTCACCCGGGTACCACCATCACCATCCCCGAGAGCATCGGTTCCAGCGGTGGTATCAAGGCGGTCGGTGAAGGCGAGGCGGCCCTCGGCCGCGTCGCCCGGACCATCAAGGAGAAGGAGCAGGGGTACGGTCTCACCTATCTCCCGTTTGCACGGATTCCGGTGGTCTTTTTCGTCAACCCCGTCCTGCCGGTGCAGAACCTCAGCAGTGACCAGGCCGCGGCCATCTATCGCGGGGCGATCGACAACTGGAAAACCGTAGGCGGACCCGATGCGCCGATTGCCGTGGTCCGCCGCGAAGAGGGCGACAGTTCCTTAAGTACTCTGAAGAAGAGCCTCCCCGCCTTCAAGGATCTCGCCATCACCGAGCGGGCGATACTCACCGAGAAAACCCCCCTGATGTTCGAGGCGGTCGAGACGACGCCCCTCGCCATCGGCTTCGGTCCCCTGGATGTCGCCCGCAACCAGAATGTCAAGGTACTGAGTCTCGATGGCCGGCTCGCCACCTTCCCGGACTACCCGGTCGTCAACACCCTCGCCCTGGTCTTCAAGGAGGCCAACCGCAAGGGGACCTTGCAGTCCTTTGTCGAATTTGTCAGTGCGCCGGCCGCAGCGCCGATCATCAGCGCCGCCGGCGGAGTTCCCCTCGGTCGCTGA
- a CDS encoding chorismate-binding protein, whose amino-acid sequence MAYSAVIFDPAQDTWLGFSAPLRVISADHPDHVLPALDAVAAAVHEGLHAVGMVAYESAAGLDPACTVHPDADFPLLWFGLYGAPQPITLEPAAPALLPHTWQPGLDAAAFAAAVTTIHEAIARGATYQVNFSFPLRAAFAGAPWDFFRALVEGQQAGQAAYLDLGRFVVCSASPELFFSRDGDQILTRPMKGTARRGRSAAEDRARGAALQDSVKDRAENLMILDMLRNDLARLGGKVTVPELFRLERYPTLWQLTSSATTRSDASLAELFGALFPCASITGAPKLNTMRIIADLEGEPRRVYTGAIGHLAPGGRARFSVAIRTALIDRVAASVEYRVGAGITWDSRSAAEYRECLDKARILSAPRRAFALLESLRWTPEEGFWLLTEHLERLGDSADYFDYPCHPAAWRAALATAVENLPRRPHKVRLLLHADGRLETTAELLAAPGDEPLRLAIAARPVDADDPFLFHKTTWRATYEEARQDAPAADEVLLWNRRGELTEACTANLVLELNGEHVTPPLACGLLAGTLRRQLLERGEVRERVVTLAELRQAERLWLINGVRGWRPARLLPA is encoded by the coding sequence ATGGCCTACTCCGCCGTCATCTTCGACCCCGCGCAGGACACTTGGCTCGGCTTTTCCGCCCCGTTGCGGGTGATCAGCGCCGACCATCCCGACCATGTTCTGCCCGCCCTCGATGCTGTCGCCGCGGCGGTCCATGAGGGGCTGCATGCCGTCGGCATGGTCGCCTACGAGTCGGCCGCCGGGCTCGACCCCGCCTGCACGGTCCATCCCGACGCCGATTTTCCGCTCCTCTGGTTCGGCCTGTATGGCGCGCCGCAACCGATCACACTGGAACCAGCCGCCCCGGCGCTCCTCCCCCACACCTGGCAGCCCGGCCTCGACGCGGCCGCCTTCGCCGCCGCCGTGACGACGATTCACGAAGCGATCGCCCGCGGCGCCACCTACCAGGTCAACTTCAGCTTCCCGCTGCGCGCCGCCTTCGCCGGCGCCCCCTGGGACTTCTTTCGTGCCCTGGTCGAGGGGCAGCAGGCCGGGCAGGCCGCCTATCTCGATCTTGGCCGCTTCGTCGTCTGCTCGGCCTCCCCCGAGCTCTTCTTCAGCCGCGACGGCGACCAGATCCTCACCCGGCCGATGAAGGGGACCGCCCGCCGCGGCCGCAGCGCGGCGGAGGATCGGGCCCGGGGCGCCGCCCTGCAGGACTCGGTCAAGGACCGGGCGGAGAACCTGATGATCCTCGACATGCTGCGCAACGACCTCGCCCGTCTCGGCGGGAAGGTGACGGTCCCCGAGCTCTTCCGCCTGGAGCGCTACCCGACCCTCTGGCAGCTGACCAGCAGCGCCACCACCCGCAGCGACGCCTCCCTGGCGGAGCTCTTTGGCGCCCTCTTCCCCTGCGCTTCGATCACCGGCGCGCCCAAGCTGAACACGATGCGGATCATCGCCGACCTCGAAGGGGAACCGCGGCGGGTCTACACCGGGGCGATCGGTCATCTCGCCCCCGGTGGCCGCGCCCGTTTTTCCGTCGCCATCCGCACCGCGCTGATCGACCGCGTCGCCGCCAGCGTCGAGTATCGGGTCGGCGCCGGCATCACCTGGGACTCGCGCAGCGCCGCCGAGTACCGCGAGTGTCTCGACAAGGCGCGCATTCTCAGCGCACCGCGGCGCGCCTTCGCCCTCCTCGAATCGCTGCGCTGGACCCCAGAGGAGGGTTTCTGGCTCCTCACGGAACACCTCGAACGGCTCGGCGATTCGGCCGACTATTTTGACTATCCCTGCCACCCCGCGGCCTGGCGCGCCGCCCTCGCGACGGCGGTGGAGAACCTCCCCCGGCGTCCGCACAAGGTGCGGCTGCTGCTGCACGCCGACGGCCGTCTCGAAACTACTGCCGAGCTGCTGGCAGCGCCGGGCGACGAGCCGTTGCGCCTGGCCATCGCCGCCCGCCCCGTCGATGCCGACGACCCCTTCCTCTTCCACAAGACAACCTGGCGCGCCACCTACGAGGAAGCACGCCAGGATGCTCCCGCCGCCGACGAGGTGCTGCTCTGGAACCGGCGCGGCGAATTGACCGAGGCCTGCACTGCCAACCTGGTGCTGGAGCTTAACGGCGAGCACGTCACCCCGCCTCTTGCCTGCGGCCTGCTCGCCGGTACCCTGCGCCGCCAGCTGCTGGAACGGGGGGAGGTTCGCGAGCGGGTGGTGACGCTGGCGGAGCTGCGCCAGGCCGAGCGCCTCTGGCTGATCAACGGGGTACGCGGCTGGCGCCCGGCCCGCCTTCTCCCCGCCTGA
- a CDS encoding CvfB family protein, which produces MLHLGKTQTLTISHLDQRGAWLAAGPVLVLLPKNELPAAARPGDKLSVFVFGEIAGQAMATLRRPRAEVGEFALFPVSQVNPHGVFLDWGIGKELLVPRSKQPKQLGSGDSCIARVELDRAGRPFANGRIEQLLEPAGPELKPGRKVKLLLWAFTDLGAKVIVEHRYSGLLYRAELLPGMVPGALFDGFVKTVRADGKLDVTLRRGGREELEEARKALLAALAGCDLLPLHDNSPPEAIRARLGMSKKLFKKALGGLYKAGLVELVEGGIRRKRC; this is translated from the coding sequence ATGCTTCACCTCGGCAAGACCCAGACCCTGACCATCTCCCACCTCGACCAGCGCGGCGCCTGGCTGGCGGCAGGTCCGGTGCTGGTGCTGCTGCCGAAAAACGAACTGCCGGCCGCTGCCCGTCCCGGGGATAAACTGAGTGTCTTCGTCTTTGGCGAAATCGCCGGGCAGGCGATGGCAACCCTGCGCCGGCCACGGGCCGAGGTCGGCGAATTCGCCCTCTTTCCGGTCAGCCAGGTCAATCCCCACGGGGTCTTTCTTGACTGGGGGATCGGCAAGGAACTGCTGGTGCCGCGCAGCAAACAACCGAAGCAGCTCGGCTCCGGCGACAGCTGCATCGCCCGGGTCGAACTCGACCGCGCGGGGCGTCCCTTCGCCAACGGCCGCATCGAGCAGCTTCTGGAACCGGCCGGCCCCGAGCTGAAGCCCGGCCGCAAGGTCAAGCTGCTGCTCTGGGCCTTCACCGACCTCGGCGCCAAGGTGATCGTCGAGCATCGCTATTCCGGGCTCCTCTACCGCGCGGAACTCCTCCCCGGGATGGTGCCGGGCGCGCTCTTCGACGGCTTCGTCAAGACCGTGCGCGCCGACGGCAAGCTCGACGTCACCCTGCGACGCGGCGGCAGGGAAGAGCTGGAGGAGGCACGCAAGGCGCTGCTGGCGGCCCTCGCCGGGTGCGACCTGCTGCCGCTGCATGACAACAGCCCGCCGGAGGCGATCCGGGCCCGGCTGGGGATGAGCAAAAAGCTGTTCAAGAAGGCCCTCGGCGGGCTATACAAGGCCGGCCTGGTCGAGCTGGTCGAGGGGGGCATCCGGCGCAAGAGGTGCTGA
- a CDS encoding CopG family transcriptional regulator, with the protein MSKKIRYTDEPLGDLRVVSDFLPAPEELAFREESVKVTISLSKKSVDFFKTEAGKHHTQYQRMIRQLLDAYVDARKQPQEASDHPGQVVGEKGR; encoded by the coding sequence ATGAGCAAGAAAATTCGCTACACGGATGAACCCCTCGGCGACCTGCGCGTCGTTTCGGACTTCCTCCCCGCGCCCGAAGAACTGGCGTTCCGTGAGGAATCGGTAAAGGTCACGATCTCGCTCAGCAAGAAGAGCGTCGACTTCTTCAAGACGGAGGCCGGCAAGCACCACACCCAATACCAGCGCATGATCCGGCAACTGCTTGACGCCTACGTCGATGCCCGGAAACAGCCCCAGGAGGCCTCCGACCACCCGGGACAGGTGGTCGGCGAAAAGGGGAGGTAA
- a CDS encoding response regulator transcription factor, whose translation MSRHIVVIDDCPVTLEMVKDYLAEAGFRVSTCDCAVYSNHLIYARRPPDLILLDVMLPLMSGTKKAKALKSRERSRDIPILLMSSKEEVELRTLTAMAGADGYLPKPFSAANLVRTIRSLLAA comes from the coding sequence ATGTCCCGTCACATTGTCGTCATCGACGATTGCCCCGTCACCCTGGAGATGGTCAAGGATTACCTGGCGGAGGCCGGCTTCCGGGTTTCCACCTGCGACTGCGCGGTCTACTCCAATCACCTGATCTACGCCAGGCGGCCGCCGGATCTGATCCTCCTCGACGTGATGCTGCCGCTGATGTCGGGAACCAAGAAGGCCAAGGCCCTGAAAAGCCGTGAGCGCAGCCGCGATATTCCAATCCTGCTGATGTCCTCCAAGGAGGAAGTCGAGCTGCGCACCCTCACCGCCATGGCGGGCGCCGACGGCTATCTCCCCAAACCCTTCTCCGCCGCCAACCTGGTCCGGACCATCCGCAGCCTTCTCGCCGCCTGA
- a CDS encoding DMT family transporter yields MLVYLKLLATMLFWGGTFIAGRLLAGVVPPLPAAFLRFAIASLLLLILLYRLEGGLPRLDRRQLGAVTLLGLTGVFGYNVFFFTGLQTVSASRAALIIALNPVGIALLSALFGGERLTPRRALGIAISVSGALLVISNGHLAGLLAGALGRGELALLGCVFCWALYSVLGRRAMRGLSPLAAVTCSSVAGTLLLAPLAVAKGVVTAAAGYGLHAWLSLAYLALFGTVLGFLWYYQAIHRLGAVRSGVFINFVPVCAVVLGYLLLDEALSATLLQGGALVICGAWLTNRSGRPPALAAVVTPERNDPA; encoded by the coding sequence ATGCTGGTCTACCTCAAACTCCTCGCCACCATGCTCTTCTGGGGCGGCACCTTCATCGCCGGCCGCCTCCTCGCCGGGGTGGTGCCGCCACTGCCGGCGGCTTTTCTCCGTTTTGCCATCGCCTCGCTGCTGTTGCTGATCCTCCTCTACCGCCTGGAGGGGGGGCTGCCGCGCCTCGACCGCCGCCAGCTCGGGGCGGTGACCCTGCTCGGCCTGACCGGGGTCTTCGGCTACAACGTCTTCTTCTTCACCGGTCTGCAGACGGTGAGCGCCAGCCGCGCCGCCCTGATCATCGCCCTCAACCCGGTCGGCATCGCCCTCCTCTCGGCCCTCTTCGGCGGCGAACGCCTCACCCCGCGCCGCGCCCTCGGCATCGCCATCTCGGTAAGCGGAGCGCTGCTGGTGATCAGCAACGGCCACCTCGCCGGGCTTCTCGCCGGCGCTCTCGGCCGTGGCGAGCTGGCGCTGCTCGGCTGCGTCTTTTGCTGGGCACTCTACTCGGTCCTCGGTCGCCGCGCAATGCGCGGCCTCTCGCCGCTGGCGGCGGTGACCTGTTCCTCGGTCGCCGGCACCCTGCTGCTGGCGCCGCTGGCCGTCGCCAAGGGGGTGGTGACCGCCGCAGCCGGCTACGGCCTCCACGCCTGGCTCAGCCTCGCCTACCTCGCCCTCTTTGGCACCGTCCTCGGTTTCCTCTGGTACTACCAGGCGATCCACCGCCTCGGCGCGGTGCGCAGCGGCGTCTTCATCAACTTCGTGCCGGTCTGCGCCGTCGTCCTCGGCTATCTCCTCCTCGACGAGGCCCTCAGCGCCACCCTGTTGCAGGGGGGAGCGCTGGTCATCTGCGGCGCCTGGCTCACCAACCGCAGCGGGCGCCCGCCGGCGCTGGCCGCCGTCGTCACCCCCGAGCGCAACGACCCCGCCTGA
- a CDS encoding DMT family protein yields MPVVLQTTLLLVLSNLFMTFAWYGHLKHLGHRAWYLAALVSWGVALFEYLLQVPANRIGYGELSLAQLKILQEVITLSIFIPFALYYMQQPLKLDYLWAGLCLVGAVFFIFRS; encoded by the coding sequence ATGCCCGTCGTCCTGCAGACCACCCTGCTCCTCGTCCTCTCCAACCTCTTCATGACCTTTGCCTGGTACGGCCACCTCAAGCACCTCGGCCACCGCGCCTGGTACCTCGCCGCCCTGGTCAGCTGGGGGGTCGCCCTCTTCGAGTACCTGCTGCAGGTGCCGGCCAACCGCATCGGCTACGGCGAGCTGAGCCTCGCCCAGCTCAAGATCCTGCAGGAGGTGATCACCCTCTCGATCTTCATCCCCTTCGCCCTCTACTACATGCAGCAGCCCCTCAAGCTCGATTATCTCTGGGCCGGACTCTGCCTGGTCGGGGCGGTCTTCTTCATTTTTCGCAGCTAA
- a CDS encoding MFS transporter produces the protein MSANRRHPLFPCHYGWVIVLTGALTLFACLGLARFAFGMLLPALRSGLGLGFDEMGFISTGNFAGYLLSVAVTPWLLRRSGPRLLITCGLLLIALCMVGIGRSEGLVTVVLLYALIGVGSGFANIPVMVLVSHWFRRQQRGRAAGLMTMGNGVAIVASGLVIPLLNGGFGIDGWRISWYLIGGLTLGVALLAALLLRNDPAALGLEPVGEKRDLPESLVAGSEPPHPGRLLGLLGLLYLVFGITYMVYGTFIVTTMVVEYGFAEARAGLFWSWVGAFSLVSGVGFGILSDRIGRRRGLATVFIIQTAAYLLAGSHLGTAALLLSVLLYGIAAFAIPTIMAAAVSDYFGLSRAASAFSTVTLFFAVGQVFGPGAAGLLAEACGTFTVSFLLCGLLTGSAALLAMRLPGVGANGGEGGR, from the coding sequence ATGTCCGCAAACCGCCGCCACCCGCTTTTTCCCTGCCATTACGGCTGGGTCATCGTTCTCACCGGGGCGTTGACTCTCTTTGCCTGCCTCGGCCTGGCCCGTTTTGCCTTTGGCATGCTGCTGCCGGCGCTGCGCAGCGGTCTCGGTCTCGGTTTCGACGAGATGGGTTTCATCAGCACCGGCAACTTCGCCGGCTACCTGCTGTCGGTTGCCGTCACCCCCTGGCTGCTGCGGCGCAGCGGGCCGCGGCTGTTGATCACCTGCGGGCTGCTGCTGATCGCCCTCTGCATGGTCGGCATCGGCCGCAGTGAGGGGCTGGTCACCGTCGTCCTCCTCTATGCCCTGATCGGCGTCGGCAGCGGCTTTGCCAACATTCCGGTGATGGTGCTGGTCTCCCACTGGTTTCGCCGCCAGCAACGGGGACGGGCCGCCGGGCTGATGACGATGGGGAACGGCGTCGCCATCGTCGCTTCGGGGCTGGTCATCCCCCTCCTCAACGGCGGGTTCGGCATCGACGGCTGGCGGATCAGCTGGTATTTGATCGGCGGCCTCACCCTCGGTGTGGCCCTGCTCGCCGCCCTGCTTTTGCGCAATGACCCCGCCGCCCTCGGGCTGGAACCGGTGGGAGAAAAGCGTGACCTGCCGGAGAGTCTGGTTGCCGGCAGCGAACCGCCCCATCCCGGACGCCTGCTCGGTCTGCTCGGGCTCCTCTACCTGGTCTTCGGCATCACCTACATGGTCTACGGCACCTTCATCGTCACCACCATGGTCGTCGAGTACGGTTTTGCCGAGGCCAGGGCCGGCCTCTTCTGGTCCTGGGTCGGGGCCTTCAGCCTCGTCTCGGGGGTCGGTTTCGGCATCCTTTCCGACCGCATCGGCCGCCGGCGCGGGCTGGCGACGGTCTTCATCATCCAGACCGCCGCCTACCTGCTCGCCGGGTCGCATCTCGGCACCGCCGCGCTGCTGCTGTCGGTGCTCCTCTACGGCATTGCCGCTTTCGCCATCCCGACCATCATGGCGGCGGCGGTGAGCGATTATTTCGGGCTCTCGCGGGCGGCGAGCGCCTTTTCGACCGTCACCCTCTTCTTTGCCGTCGGCCAGGTCTTCGGCCCGGGCGCAGCCGGCCTTCTGGCCGAGGCCTGCGGGACCTTCACCGTCAGTTTCCTCCTCTGTGGCCTTCTTACCGGTAGCGCCGCGCTGCTCGCCATGCGCCTCCCCGGGGTCGGCGCCAACGGCGGGGAAGGGGGGCGCTAG
- a CDS encoding DUF1847 domain-containing protein, translating into MKESGEESPLSCTSCSAVFQKQGTTNCWSDPKSRGAAPAYCPSEREEQIINDAFARYTGSDADAKLARVAAIVEGLCYQPVPGSDAVNARWTRVEDTIALAKLMGWKKIGIGTCIGLLDESNRLAEILTAQGFEPLSVCCKAGSIDKLELGIGEEHKVRPGTFEPACNPIAQAQLLNQAGTDMNVIIGLCVGHDMLFAKHSDAPVTTLVVKDRVTGHNPAAVLYGQNFYYKRLQKQQVQVPKLED; encoded by the coding sequence ATGAAAGAGTCCGGAGAAGAGAGTCCCTTGAGCTGCACCAGCTGCAGTGCCGTCTTCCAGAAACAGGGGACGACCAACTGCTGGAGCGATCCCAAGAGCCGCGGCGCCGCCCCGGCCTACTGCCCCTCGGAGCGGGAGGAACAGATCATCAATGACGCCTTCGCCCGCTACACCGGCAGCGACGCCGACGCCAAGCTGGCGCGGGTAGCGGCGATCGTCGAAGGGCTCTGCTACCAGCCGGTCCCCGGCTCCGACGCCGTCAACGCCCGCTGGACCCGGGTCGAGGACACCATCGCGCTGGCCAAGCTGATGGGCTGGAAGAAGATCGGCATCGGCACCTGCATCGGCTTGCTCGATGAGTCCAACCGCCTCGCCGAGATCCTCACCGCCCAGGGCTTCGAACCCCTCTCGGTCTGCTGCAAGGCCGGCAGCATCGACAAGCTCGAGCTCGGCATCGGCGAGGAGCACAAGGTCCGCCCAGGCACCTTCGAGCCGGCCTGCAACCCGATCGCCCAGGCCCAGCTCCTCAACCAGGCCGGCACCGACATGAACGTCATCATCGGCCTCTGCGTCGGCCACGACATGCTCTTCGCCAAGCACTCCGACGCTCCCGTCACCACCCTCGTCGTCAAGGACCGCGTCACCGGCCACAACCCGGCGGCGGTCCTCTACGGCCAGAACTTCTACTACAAGCGACTGCAGAAGCAGCAGGTGCAGGTGCCGAAGCTGGAGGACTGA
- a CDS encoding AEC family transporter encodes MENFILIGLFVGLGMLFRRLPAFPKESSQVLNMFALYVSLPAVILLQVPKLTFSGEVLVAAVAPWGMLLVSAALVLLAARSFGWPRPATGVLLLVVPIGNTSFMGVPMVSAFFGAAGLPYLIVYDQFGTMAIFATYGAVILALYGGEGAVSLATVARRALFFPPTLALLAGLAHRPWPYPAPLVSILQGIAATLTPLVMTAVGFQLRLRLRPTLVAPLGFGLAVKLLLAPLMALFVCRLLGMHGMAVDVSVFEAGMPPMVTAGALAVAAGLEPDLAAALVGLGILASFATLPLLYGVLQLFA; translated from the coding sequence ATGGAAAACTTTATCCTGATCGGGCTCTTTGTCGGTCTCGGCATGCTCTTCCGGCGGCTCCCCGCCTTCCCCAAGGAGTCGAGCCAGGTCCTCAACATGTTCGCCCTCTATGTTTCGCTGCCGGCGGTGATCCTGCTGCAGGTGCCGAAGCTGACCTTCTCCGGCGAGGTCCTGGTGGCTGCGGTGGCTCCCTGGGGGATGCTCCTGGTCTCGGCGGCGCTGGTGCTGCTGGCGGCGCGCAGTTTCGGCTGGCCGCGGCCGGCGACCGGGGTGCTGCTGCTGGTGGTGCCGATCGGCAATACCTCCTTCATGGGGGTGCCGATGGTGAGTGCCTTTTTCGGCGCCGCCGGGCTCCCCTACCTGATCGTCTACGACCAGTTCGGTACCATGGCGATCTTCGCCACCTACGGGGCGGTGATCCTCGCCCTTTACGGCGGCGAGGGGGCGGTCAGCCTTGCCACCGTCGCCCGGCGGGCGCTCTTCTTCCCGCCGACCCTGGCGCTCCTGGCCGGCCTGGCCCATCGCCCCTGGCCCTATCCGGCGCCGCTGGTCAGCATCCTCCAGGGGATCGCCGCGACCCTGACCCCCCTGGTCATGACTGCGGTCGGTTTCCAGTTGCGGCTGCGGTTGCGGCCGACCCTGGTCGCCCCCCTCGGCTTCGGTCTCGCGGTGAAGCTGCTGCTGGCGCCGCTGATGGCCCTCTTCGTCTGCCGGCTGCTCGGCATGCACGGTATGGCGGTCGACGTCTCGGTTTTCGAGGCGGGGATGCCGCCGATGGTCACCGCCGGCGCCCTGGCGGTCGCCGCCGGCCTCGAACCGGACCTCGCGGCCGCCCTGGTCGGTCTCGGCATCCTCGCTTCCTTCGCCACCCTGCCGCTTCTTTACGGGGTGCTGCAGCTTTTTGCCTGA
- a CDS encoding ABC-F family ATP-binding cassette domain-containing protein, protein MIHLTNITRQHGARVLFKNASFQITPGSRSGLVGPNGAGKTTIFRLITGEEPLDGGEISCSKKTVIGYFSQDVGEMAGRSALAEVMAASARTMELGEEIRAMEAQMCEPLDDDVLAALLEKYGDAQEEFEHRGGYDLENRAQAVLTGLGIGPDDYVRPVESFSGGWKMRIALAKILTINPDVLLLDEPTNHLDVESIVWLENWLATEFKGALVMTSHDRDFMNRLVTRIIEVAAGTITTYGGNYDFYLREREVRREQLLASHRRQQEMLAKEEEFISRFAARASHAAQVQSRVKKLDKIERIEIPAEQRTIRFEFAEAPRSGDDVVRIENLAKVWALPDGQEKPVFSGVSGLVRRGEKIAVVGVNGAGKSTFLKCLAGQTEPSGGSVTIGASVNLGYFSQHSMDLLDPKRTVFETVQEAMPMASIGVVRNLCAAFLFSGDDVDKRIDKLSGGEKSRVVLAMLLARPLNLLILDEPTNHLDIQSREVLLEALQGYTGTVLLVSHDRHFLRSLVGRVFEIDHGRMLSYEGDYDYYLHKSGRDAWAV, encoded by the coding sequence ATGATTCATCTCACCAACATCACCCGCCAGCATGGCGCCCGCGTCCTCTTCAAAAACGCCAGCTTCCAGATCACCCCCGGCAGCCGCAGCGGCCTGGTCGGCCCCAACGGCGCCGGCAAGACCACCATCTTTCGCCTGATCACCGGCGAGGAGCCCCTCGACGGCGGCGAGATCAGCTGCAGCAAGAAGACGGTGATCGGCTACTTCTCCCAGGATGTCGGCGAGATGGCCGGCCGCAGCGCCCTCGCCGAGGTAATGGCAGCCTCCGCGCGCACCATGGAGTTGGGGGAAGAGATCCGGGCGATGGAAGCGCAGATGTGCGAACCGCTGGACGACGACGTCCTTGCGGCGTTGCTCGAAAAGTACGGGGACGCCCAGGAGGAGTTCGAGCACCGCGGCGGCTACGATCTCGAAAACCGCGCCCAGGCGGTGCTGACCGGTCTCGGTATCGGCCCCGACGACTACGTCCGGCCGGTGGAGAGTTTCAGCGGCGGCTGGAAGATGCGCATCGCCCTCGCCAAAATCCTGACCATCAACCCCGATGTCCTCCTCCTCGACGAGCCGACCAACCACCTCGACGTCGAGTCGATCGTCTGGCTCGAGAACTGGCTGGCGACGGAATTCAAGGGGGCGCTGGTGATGACCAGCCACGACCGCGACTTCATGAACCGGCTGGTGACGCGGATCATCGAGGTCGCCGCCGGCACCATCACCACCTATGGGGGGAACTACGACTTCTACCTGCGCGAGCGGGAGGTGCGCCGCGAGCAACTGCTCGCCAGCCACCGCCGCCAGCAGGAGATGCTCGCCAAGGAGGAGGAGTTCATCAGCCGCTTCGCCGCCCGCGCCAGCCACGCCGCCCAGGTGCAGTCGCGGGTCAAGAAGCTCGACAAGATCGAGCGCATCGAGATCCCGGCCGAGCAGAGGACGATCAGGTTCGAGTTCGCCGAGGCGCCGCGCTCCGGCGACGACGTCGTTCGGATCGAGAACCTGGCCAAGGTCTGGGCGCTGCCGGACGGGCAGGAAAAACCGGTCTTCTCCGGGGTCTCCGGGCTGGTGCGGCGCGGCGAGAAGATCGCCGTGGTCGGCGTCAACGGCGCCGGCAAGTCGACCTTTCTCAAGTGCCTCGCCGGCCAGACCGAGCCGAGCGGAGGCAGCGTGACGATTGGCGCCAGCGTCAATCTCGGCTACTTCAGCCAGCACTCGATGGACCTGCTCGACCCGAAGCGGACCGTCTTCGAAACGGTGCAGGAGGCGATGCCGATGGCCTCCATCGGCGTGGTGCGCAACCTCTGCGCCGCCTTCCTCTTCTCCGGCGACGACGTCGACAAGCGCATCGACAAGCTTTCCGGCGGCGAGAAGAGCCGGGTGGTGCTGGCGATGCTGCTGGCGCGCCCCCTGAACCTGCTGATCCTCGACGAACCGACCAACCACCTCGACATCCAGTCGCGCGAGGTTCTGCTCGAAGCGCTGCAGGGTTATACTGGGACGGTGCTGCTGGTCAGCCACGATCGCCACTTCCTGCGTTCGCTGGTCGGCCGGGTCTTCGAGATCGATCATGGCCGCATGCTCTCCTATGAGGGGGATTACGACTATTACCTGCACAAGAGCGGTCGCGACGCCTGGGCGGTCTGA
- a CDS encoding BrnT family toxin: MTHFEWDLEKDLENRRKHGIAFAEAQYAFADPRRVIAEDANHSQRERRYYCFGEVKGGILTVRFTYRKDVIRIIGAGYWRKGRAIYEQENSLHG, from the coding sequence ATGACGCATTTCGAATGGGACCTGGAAAAGGACCTGGAAAACCGAAGAAAGCACGGTATCGCTTTTGCCGAAGCCCAGTATGCCTTCGCCGACCCGCGCCGCGTCATTGCCGAGGACGCGAACCACAGCCAACGGGAGCGCCGCTATTACTGTTTTGGCGAGGTGAAAGGTGGCATCCTCACGGTGCGGTTCACTTACCGCAAAGACGTCATCCGCATCATCGGGGCCGGGTACTGGCGGAAAGGAAGGGCCATTTATGAGCAAGAAAATTCGCTACACGGATGA